In Acidobacteriota bacterium, the following are encoded in one genomic region:
- a CDS encoding carboxypeptidase regulatory-like domain-containing protein produces MTAHKANGRVTMRTLIPALAACLGLALPAAAQTPPILTELQLDIVGVRLVVDPPALTVPKNIATQINTSLAVPPAAGDEVRDAVASLTAGAIVEAELRGPSFPATRITAVPGQPLPLPAFALPGDYILDNIRLVRDGETLLDATAPDGRPATFVPIHVIAEILVTSVTSRPLSLDEIKGKGIVIDETNFSAVNFEVAFNIEGAPFRIELPVALPTADMLRLASSREKVIEELKIVNQQLATLQTALPPQFDRPGLNFSIAALPFFPIIAEDGDDPPFDVPPITGLILIPGNVGFLNQFFSVMLMVANVAPDGTPLVLRDVMGTAILPKGLDRIAGTYENPGDDPLRFARIEGVGQQPTVPVALPGPDGELGTADDVFLIRPQQQGSGEFLVEGLLEGAHLIDIDIRAVLDGLPSGPVDIQGVAAGAVFVRNPTFSVTLAHPRVVRAGEPYDIFATVTNTSRSAANLVSVGLDPLAISGAVLLSDPTVSFDTLLPGQAVTARFRLSPQQTGEVTASSFTGPDGGIRLVTGVDERGAPLAPNAIVLPSTSDFLPISLITAAQRVLGQAFSIATAPAEALPEGVLFVRRQTVVDRGLELGEAGQRIEFGESVESVVRDLLVDWLGNKGLDPGFDQILRETEAGAAFLSEVASVIGGPLAGDASLAAHAALAEELLGREAPPLTVLARSAAGPGPIVRVSQDGGGATGSNVRSLVGANFLSIADEATGRGGLAVVAVTAPTRYVVDVTATSAGPIDLGVAVPGAPGTSTFLQFGSVDLLTGGTARLVIDLAAPGTPGLVVDVDGDGAADGSVAPQPLALVEQAPQVVGIRQLERSPGLRGGLDPAAFGLIVGVLFDKPVTKESAEDRSHYVFDSANRAIGSQIQPSGRLVYLYLERPVGMLVQRHLTVSGVADHRGHTVASSTQPIVATLGDGAQVFGIVRNADGQGVSEAVLRLTIAVGDRALTAATIKVERDGTFEFDFVRMTDGFNLTAQHPVTLELASVSARVRAPGQQLLLNPTFAGRSIVRGTAYAADGVTPVPNARVVLLPGAQLGRSGFTTRANAVGEFVFDNVPVGLFTLRADAPLTGAYGQVTGIVERGDTDITVNIALLEVPEEGGRLVGRVFLSDGATPAVGFPVYVGTYNRGYSTIEAIDITTTDATGSFALGRTVPAGQWDVVAVDVASGQIGVVRAVVQPLITTAVSIVMESVGSVEGVVFDGRGQLVAGALVAGGIALVETDANGFFRLEGVPAGQRSIQAGDPVSRKRGEARVNVVPGQTVSVAITLESRATIRGRVLDAAGNPVPRATVRIPSDGGFTFVFANNSGVFTFPDLPLGDYLMQAPGPSQESLIEWMQENGLDPRSAFTSGDVPPELGGDPEPIGGDVNRALQAYKEALKIFLNVNEAALTGLPIEDLGGFGWNKARLFEDDTVQVADIRFLEQGLVGGTTVDSQMRPTGALTRVRALKVGIKGHPLFGEIARRNSDAATGAFLYTGIPRFDLQTFQSAGVRADFQVEAATPFSPTIVSVSGQLNTATPDRTDLVLRFPSPDETNGRITGLVLLPDGVTPAPANTQVAISFGDLVVRTDDAGRFDARLPIPAGNYTVTAQTLVGGLRGQTVAIVQPGGSVDVVVRLLGLGSVTVDVVRPGGVPVTNAVVTLQRGTFPSERLLLPTDANGRVQFLNVSEGEFSVEAIEQGTGLGGRASGIVVRDQNVELPLTIVASGIVTGTFVTAATGAPIPFAKIALTSGSVRAFTSTDGSGRFEVVAIPVGPFSIDATDVLTGRRGRGAGQLQFEGQVVDVTVVQVPRGTVVGFVFNADGVTRIPAARVTLTGRGTLAERLVVTTDADGGFRFEGISEGSVELEAEDPVTGAKGTATGRVQFEGEEVDVPVVLAPRASLRVTVRDEQ; encoded by the coding sequence GTGACCGCGCACAAGGCGAACGGACGCGTGACGATGCGGACCCTGATTCCGGCGCTGGCGGCCTGCCTGGGCCTGGCCCTGCCGGCCGCCGCCCAGACACCGCCCATTCTCACGGAGCTGCAGCTCGACATCGTCGGGGTCAGGCTGGTCGTCGACCCGCCGGCCCTGACGGTGCCGAAGAACATCGCGACGCAGATCAACACGTCGCTCGCGGTGCCGCCTGCGGCTGGCGACGAGGTGCGCGACGCCGTGGCCAGCCTCACGGCCGGCGCCATCGTCGAGGCCGAGCTGCGCGGGCCGTCGTTTCCCGCGACCCGCATCACCGCGGTGCCTGGCCAGCCGCTGCCGCTGCCGGCCTTCGCGCTGCCTGGCGACTACATCCTCGACAACATCCGCCTCGTGCGCGACGGCGAGACGCTGCTCGACGCGACGGCGCCCGACGGCCGTCCGGCGACCTTCGTCCCCATTCACGTCATCGCCGAGATCCTCGTGACGAGCGTCACGTCGCGGCCGCTCTCGCTCGACGAGATCAAGGGCAAGGGCATCGTCATCGACGAGACGAACTTCAGCGCGGTCAACTTCGAGGTGGCCTTCAACATCGAGGGCGCGCCGTTCCGCATCGAGCTGCCCGTGGCGCTGCCGACGGCCGACATGCTCCGCCTCGCGTCCAGCCGCGAGAAGGTCATCGAGGAGCTCAAGATCGTCAACCAGCAGCTCGCGACGCTGCAGACGGCGCTGCCGCCGCAGTTCGATCGGCCGGGGCTCAACTTCTCGATCGCGGCCCTGCCGTTCTTCCCAATCATCGCCGAGGACGGGGATGACCCGCCGTTTGACGTGCCCCCCATCACGGGCCTCATCCTCATCCCGGGCAACGTCGGCTTCCTGAACCAGTTCTTCTCGGTCATGCTGATGGTGGCCAACGTGGCGCCCGACGGCACGCCGCTCGTGCTGCGCGACGTCATGGGCACGGCCATCCTGCCGAAGGGCCTCGACCGCATCGCGGGCACCTACGAGAACCCCGGAGACGACCCGCTGCGCTTCGCGCGCATCGAGGGTGTGGGGCAGCAGCCCACCGTCCCGGTGGCGCTGCCCGGTCCCGATGGCGAGCTGGGCACGGCCGACGACGTCTTCCTCATCCGGCCGCAGCAGCAGGGCAGCGGCGAGTTCCTGGTCGAGGGGCTGCTCGAGGGCGCGCACCTCATCGACATCGACATTCGCGCCGTGCTCGACGGTCTGCCCTCGGGCCCGGTCGACATCCAGGGCGTCGCCGCCGGGGCCGTGTTCGTGCGCAATCCCACGTTCTCGGTCACGCTGGCGCACCCTCGGGTCGTGCGGGCCGGGGAGCCCTACGACATCTTCGCGACGGTCACCAACACGTCGCGCTCCGCCGCGAACCTCGTCAGCGTGGGCCTCGATCCCCTGGCCATCTCGGGGGCCGTGCTGTTGTCGGACCCGACGGTCAGCTTCGACACGCTGCTGCCCGGCCAGGCCGTGACGGCGCGTTTTCGCCTCAGCCCCCAGCAGACGGGCGAGGTGACGGCCAGTTCCTTCACCGGACCCGACGGCGGCATCCGCCTCGTGACGGGGGTCGACGAGCGCGGCGCCCCGCTGGCGCCGAACGCCATCGTCTTGCCGTCCACGAGCGACTTCCTGCCGATCTCGCTCATCACGGCCGCGCAGCGCGTGTTGGGACAGGCGTTCAGCATCGCCACGGCGCCGGCCGAAGCGCTGCCCGAGGGCGTGCTGTTCGTGCGGCGCCAAACCGTGGTCGACCGCGGGCTCGAGTTGGGCGAGGCCGGCCAGCGCATCGAGTTCGGAGAGTCGGTCGAGAGCGTCGTGCGGGATCTGCTCGTCGACTGGCTCGGCAACAAGGGGCTCGACCCCGGCTTCGACCAGATCCTGCGCGAGACGGAGGCAGGCGCGGCATTCCTGTCGGAAGTGGCCTCCGTGATTGGCGGCCCGCTGGCCGGTGACGCGTCGCTCGCCGCTCACGCCGCGTTGGCCGAGGAACTGCTGGGCCGTGAGGCCCCGCCGTTGACCGTGCTGGCCCGCAGCGCGGCCGGTCCCGGGCCGATCGTCCGTGTGAGCCAGGACGGCGGCGGCGCGACCGGCTCGAACGTGCGGTCGCTCGTCGGCGCGAACTTCCTGTCCATCGCCGACGAGGCCACCGGCCGTGGCGGCCTGGCCGTCGTGGCGGTGACCGCGCCGACCCGGTATGTCGTCGACGTCACCGCGACGTCGGCGGGTCCGATCGATCTGGGCGTGGCGGTGCCGGGCGCGCCCGGCACGTCGACGTTCCTACAGTTTGGATCGGTCGACCTCCTGACCGGCGGCACCGCGCGGCTCGTGATCGATCTCGCGGCGCCCGGCACGCCGGGCCTCGTCGTCGACGTCGATGGAGACGGCGCAGCCGACGGCAGCGTCGCGCCGCAGCCGCTCGCCCTCGTCGAGCAGGCGCCGCAGGTCGTGGGCATTCGACAGCTCGAGCGGTCGCCCGGTCTGCGTGGCGGCCTCGACCCGGCGGCCTTCGGTCTCATCGTCGGCGTGCTCTTCGACAAACCCGTGACGAAGGAGAGCGCGGAGGACCGGTCGCACTACGTCTTCGACAGCGCCAACCGCGCCATCGGGTCGCAGATCCAGCCGAGTGGGCGGCTCGTGTACCTGTACCTCGAGCGCCCGGTCGGCATGCTCGTCCAGCGTCACCTCACCGTGAGCGGCGTCGCCGACCATCGCGGCCACACCGTGGCGAGCTCGACGCAGCCGATCGTCGCCACGCTGGGCGACGGCGCGCAGGTCTTCGGAATCGTCCGGAACGCGGATGGCCAGGGCGTGTCGGAGGCCGTGCTGCGTCTGACGATCGCGGTCGGCGACAGGGCCCTGACGGCGGCCACCATCAAGGTCGAGCGCGACGGGACGTTCGAGTTCGACTTCGTCAGGATGACCGACGGGTTCAACCTGACGGCGCAGCATCCCGTCACCCTCGAGCTCGCGTCGGTGTCGGCGCGCGTGCGTGCCCCGGGCCAGCAGCTGCTGCTCAACCCGACGTTCGCCGGCCGCAGCATCGTGCGAGGCACGGCGTACGCCGCCGACGGCGTGACGCCGGTGCCGAACGCGCGCGTCGTCCTGCTCCCAGGAGCCCAGTTGGGGCGCTCTGGCTTCACCACGCGCGCCAACGCCGTCGGCGAGTTCGTGTTCGACAACGTGCCCGTCGGGCTCTTCACCCTGCGGGCCGACGCGCCGCTCACCGGCGCCTACGGCCAGGTCACCGGGATCGTGGAGCGTGGCGACACCGACATCACGGTGAACATCGCCCTGCTCGAGGTGCCCGAAGAAGGCGGCCGTCTCGTCGGCCGTGTCTTCCTGAGCGACGGCGCGACGCCGGCCGTCGGCTTCCCGGTGTACGTCGGCACGTACAACCGCGGGTACAGCACGATCGAAGCCATCGATATCACGACGACCGACGCCACCGGCAGCTTCGCGCTCGGCCGGACCGTGCCGGCGGGCCAGTGGGACGTCGTGGCCGTCGACGTGGCCAGCGGCCAGATCGGCGTCGTCCGCGCCGTGGTTCAGCCGCTCATCACGACGGCGGTCAGCATCGTGATGGAGTCGGTGGGCAGCGTCGAGGGCGTCGTCTTCGACGGGCGCGGCCAGCTCGTCGCTGGCGCGCTCGTGGCCGGCGGCATCGCGCTCGTCGAGACCGACGCCAACGGCTTCTTCCGGCTCGAGGGCGTGCCGGCGGGCCAGCGAAGCATTCAGGCGGGCGATCCCGTGTCGCGGAAGCGCGGGGAGGCGCGGGTCAACGTCGTGCCCGGCCAGACCGTGAGCGTCGCGATCACGCTCGAATCGCGCGCGACCATCCGCGGCCGTGTGCTCGATGCCGCGGGCAACCCGGTGCCGCGCGCCACGGTGCGCATTCCGAGCGATGGCGGCTTCACGTTCGTCTTTGCCAACAATTCCGGGGTCTTCACCTTCCCCGACCTGCCGCTTGGCGACTACCTGATGCAGGCTCCGGGGCCGTCGCAGGAGTCGTTGATCGAGTGGATGCAGGAGAACGGCCTCGACCCGCGTAGCGCCTTCACGTCGGGCGACGTCCCGCCGGAGCTCGGCGGCGACCCCGAGCCGATCGGCGGCGACGTCAATCGAGCGCTCCAGGCGTACAAAGAAGCGCTGAAGATCTTCCTCAACGTGAACGAAGCGGCACTCACGGGTCTCCCCATCGAGGATCTTGGCGGCTTCGGCTGGAACAAGGCGCGGCTGTTCGAAGACGACACGGTGCAGGTGGCCGACATCCGCTTCCTCGAGCAGGGACTCGTCGGGGGGACGACGGTCGACTCCCAGATGCGACCCACCGGCGCGCTGACGCGAGTCAGGGCGCTCAAAGTCGGCATCAAGGGGCATCCGCTCTTCGGCGAGATCGCCCGCCGCAACAGCGACGCGGCGACGGGGGCGTTCCTCTACACGGGCATCCCGCGCTTCGACCTCCAGACGTTCCAGTCGGCTGGCGTGCGCGCCGACTTCCAGGTCGAGGCCGCGACGCCCTTCAGCCCGACGATCGTGTCCGTGTCGGGGCAGTTGAACACGGCGACGCCCGATCGCACCGATCTGGTGCTGCGCTTCCCGTCGCCCGACGAGACCAACGGCCGGATCACCGGTCTGGTGCTCCTGCCCGACGGCGTCACCCCGGCTCCTGCCAACACGCAGGTCGCCATCAGCTTTGGCGACCTGGTCGTGCGCACCGACGACGCGGGCCGCTTCGACGCGCGCCTGCCGATCCCGGCCGGCAACTACACGGTCACGGCACAGACGCTCGTCGGCGGCCTGCGCGGCCAGACGGTGGCCATCGTTCAGCCCGGCGGCAGCGTCGACGTCGTCGTGCGGCTGCTCGGCCTCGGCAGCGTGACCGTCGACGTGGTACGACCCGGCGGTGTCCCGGTGACCAATGCCGTCGTGACGCTCCAGCGCGGGACCTTCCCGTCCGAACGGCTCCTGCTGCCGACCGACGCCAACGGCCGTGTGCAGTTCCTCAACGTGAGCGAGGGCGAGTTCAGCGTCGAGGCCATCGAGCAGGGCACGGGCCTCGGCGGGCGCGCGAGCGGCATCGTCGTCCGCGACCAGAACGTCGAGCTGCCGCTCACGATCGTCGCCTCCGGCATCGTGACCGGCACGTTCGTCACCGCGGCCACCGGCGCTCCCATTCCGTTTGCGAAGATCGCGCTCACGAGCGGCAGCGTGCGCGCCTTCACGTCGACCGACGGATCGGGTCGCTTCGAGGTCGTCGCCATTCCCGTCGGCCCCTTCAGCATCGACGCGACCGACGTGCTGACCGGCCGGCGCGGCCGCGGGGCGGGTCAGCTGCAGTTCGAGGGCCAGGTCGTCGACGTGACCGTCGTGCAGGTGCCGCGGGGCACGGTCGTCGGCTTCGTGTTCAACGCGGACGGCGTCACCCGGATTCCCGCCGCGCGCGTCACGTTGACGGGTCGAGGCACCCTGGCCGAACGCCTCGTCGTCACCACCGATGCCGACGGCGGCTTCCGCTTCGAGGGCATCTCGGAAGGCAGCGTCGAGCTCGAGGCCGAGGATCCCGTGACCGGCGCCAAGGGCACGGCCACGGGCCGCGTCCAGTTCGAGGGCGAAGAGGTCGACGTGCCCGTCGTCCTCGCGCCGCGGGCGTCGCTTCGAGTCACCGTGCGCGACGAGCAG